Proteins encoded within one genomic window of Glycine soja cultivar W05 chromosome 1, ASM419377v2, whole genome shotgun sequence:
- the LOC114410074 gene encoding threonine--tRNA ligase, mitochondrial 1-like: MLCSLIRIRRHAPFHHTLRSLLPINRFSSSSSSSASAAAAAAMVAHAKDEAYLSAAIPKRVRLFETIQAEQRTQRLSLSPDPIKVTLPDGNVKDAKKWLSTPLDVAREISKNLANSALIAKVNGVLWDMTRPLEDDCQLQIFKFDDDEGRDTFWHSSAHILGQSLETEYGCKLCIGPCTTRGEGFYYDAFYGDLGLNDDHFKQIEAGALKAVAEKQPFERIEVTRDQALEMFSDNKFKIEIINDLPADKTITVYRCGPLVDLCRGPHIPNTSFVKAIACLKASSAYWRGDKDRESLQRVYGISYPDQKSLKEYLHRLEEAKKYDHRILGVKQELILHHEWSPGSWFFLPHGARIYNKLMDFIRNQYRDRGYQEVISPNVFNMDLWVQSGHAANYREDMFILEVDKQEFGLKPMNCPGHCLMFKHRVRSYRELPLRFADFGVLHRNEASGALSGLTRVRRFQQDDAHIFCRESQIKDEVRNGLNFINYVYKIFGFTYELKLSTRPEKYLGDIATWDKAESALKEALDDFGKPWQLNEGDGAFYGPKIDISVSDALSRKFQCATLQLDFQLPDRFKLEFSAEDEAKIERPVMIHRAILGSVERMFAILLEHYKGKWPFWLSPRQAIVCPVSEKSQSYALQVRDQIHQAGYHVDADTTDRKIQKKVREAQLAQYNFILVVGEEEANSGQVSVRVRDLAEHKVMSIEKLLEHFRDKTAAFE, from the exons ATGCTATGCTCTCTAATCCGTATCCGCCGTCACGCTCCTTTCCACCACACTCTCCGCTCTCTCTTGCCGATTAACcgtttctcctcctcctcctcctcctccgcctccgccgccgccgccgccgccatgGTTGCTCACGCGAAGGACGAGGCGTACCTTAGCGCGGCGATTCCGAAGCGCGTCCGTCTCTTCGAGACCATCCAGGCGGAGCAGCGCACGCAGCGCCTCTCGCTTTCGCCGGATCCTATCAAGGTCACTCTCCCCGACGGCAACGTCAAGGACGCGAAGAAGTGGCTCTCGACGCCGCTCGACGTGGCGCGCGAAATCTCGAAGAATTTGGCCAACAGCGCGCTCATCGCGAAGGTCAATGGCGTGCTCTGGGACATGACGCGCCCTCTCGAGGACGACTGCCAGCTCCAGATCTTCAAGTTCGACGACGACGAAGGCCGCGACACCTTCTGGCACTCCAGCGCTCACATTCTCGGCCAG TCACTTGAGACGGAGTATGGATGCAAGTTATGCATTGGGCCTTGCACTACAAGAGGAGAg gGGTTCTATTATGATGCGTTTTACGGGGACTTGGGTCTCAATGACGATCACTTTAAGCAGATTGAGGCTGGAGCATTGAAGGCTGTTGCG GAAAAGCAACCCTTTGAGCGCATTGAAGTTACACGCGATCAGGCACTTGAGATGTTTTCAGATAATAAGTTTAAG ATCGAGATTATCAATGATTTGCCTGCCGACAAAACTATCACAGTATACAGATGTGGTCCCTTGGTGGATTTGTGTCGTGGGCCCCATATACCTAATACATCCTTTGTCAAAGCAATTGCGTGTTTAAAG GCTTCATCAGCATATTGGAGGGGGGACAAAGATCGGGAAAGTTTACAAAGAGTTTATGGCATATCTTATCCTGATCAGAAAAGTCTGAAG GAATACTTGCATCGGCTGGAGGAGGCTAAAAAGTATGATCACAGGATTTTGGGTGTGAAACAGGAGCTTATTCTTCATCATGAATGGAG TCCGGGAAGCTGGTTTTTTCTTCCACATGGCGCTCGGATCTACAACAAACTCATGGACTTCATTCGGAATCAGTACAGGGACAGAGGCTATCAAGAG GTCATATCTCCAAATGTATTTAACATGGATCTATGGGTGCAATCTGGTCATGCTGCAAATTATAGGGAGGATATGTTTATCTTAGAG GTTGACAAACAAGAGTTTGGGTTGAAACCAATGAATTGCCCAGGGCACTGCCTGATGTTTAAACACAGGGTTCGATCATATAGAg AACTTCCTCTTCGCTTTGCTGATTTTGGGGTTTTGCATCGGAATGAGGCTAGTGGTGCCCTGAGTGGATTAACACGTGTTAGGAGATTTCAGCAG GATGATGCACATATTTTCTGCAGGGAGTCCCAG aTAAAGGATGAAGTGAGGAATGGCTTGAATTTCATCAATTATGTCTATAAGATATTTGGTTTCACGTATGAGCTGAAGCTTTCAACG AGGCCAGAGAAATACCTAGGAGATATTGCAACTTGGGACAAAGCTGAAAGTGCTCTTAAAGAAGCTTTAGATGATTTTGGCAAGCCTTGGCAG TTGAATGAAGGGGATGGTGCATTCTACGGACCAAAGATAGACATCAGTGTATCTGATGCATTGAGTAGGAAATTCCAGTGTGCAACTTTGCAG CTTGACTTCCAGCTTCCTGATCGTTTTAAGTTGGAATTCTCAGCTGAGGATGAAGCCAAAATTGAGAGACCTGTAATGATACACAGAGCCATCCTAGGATCTGTTGAACGCATGTTTGCCATACTTTTAGAGCACTACAAGGGTAAATGGCCTTTCTGGCTCAGTCCTCGTCAAGCGATTGTATGCCCTGTGTCTGAAAAGTCACAATCTTATGCACTACAG GTGCGAGATCAGATCCACCAAGCAGGGTATCACGTTGATGCTGATACAACTGATAGGAAGATTCAGAAAAAG GTACGAGAAGCACAGTTAGCACAATACAACTTCATATTGGTTGTTGGAGAGGAGGAAGCTAATTCAGGACAG GTGAGTGTACGAGTTAGAGACTTGGCAGAACATAAGGTTATGAGTATTGAGAAACTACTTGAACATTTCAGAGACAAAACTGCAGCTTTCGAATGA
- the LOC114410081 gene encoding protein RICE SALT SENSITIVE 3-like, with product MEEHLTPLAVTHLLQHTLRSLCIHENSQWVYAVFWRILPRNYPPPKWEGQGAYDRSRGNRRNWILVWEDGFCNFAASAAPEVNSGDCSTPPVYGNCEFQPYQGLQPELFFKMSHEIYNYGEGLIGKVAADHSHKWINKEPNDQEINFLSAWHNSADSHPRTWEAQFLSGIKTIALIAVREGVVQLGAVHKVIEDLSYVVLLRKKFSYIESIPGVLLPHPSSSAYPYKIEGGGYGAPEQWHYQGGNNHHHLASPQQTELYDHHGHFNLPLKITPSMSSLEALLSKLPSVVPPTTTQQQPLLPSNSQQQQRRPLEFIMGMQKVAKEELEQEEVYRPELDIGESSSSLPGGGYHQHQHQHHFHQDQNNNVTRSGANNGF from the exons ATGGAAGAACATCTCACTCCATTGGCTGTTACCCATCTCCTTCAACACACTCTCAGAAGTTTGTGCATCCATGAAAATTCTCAATGGGTCTACGCagtcttctggaggatcttgcCTAGAAACTACCCTCCACCCAA GTGGGAAGGACAAGGGGCTTATGATAGATCAAGAGGAAACAGAAGGAATTG GATATTGGTGTGGGAAGATGGTTTCTGCAATTTTGCTGCATCAGCAGCACCTGAAGTTAACTCTGGTGATTGTTCTACCCCACCTGTTTATGGGAACTGTGAATTTCAGCCCTACCAAGGGCTGCAACCGGAGCTCTTCTTCAAGATGTCACATGAGATCTATAACTATGGAGAAGG GTTGATAGGAAAAGTGGCTGCAGATCACAGCCACAAGTGGATAAACAAAGAGCCTAATGATCAAGAAATCAACTTCTTGTCAGCATGGCACAATTCAGCAGATTCG CACCCTAGGACTTGGGAAGCCCAGTTCCTGTCTGGTATAAAG ACCATAGCTCTTATTGCTGTAAGAGAAGGTGTTGTTCAATTAGGAGCTGTTCACAAG GTTATTGAAGACCTGAGCTATGTGGTTCTTTTGAGAAAAAAGTTCAGCTACATTGAGAGCATCCCTGGTGTGCTGTTGCCACACCCTTCATCTTCAGCATACCCTTATAAAATAGAAGGAGGAGGGTATGGAGCACCAGAACAATGGCATTATCAAGGCGGCAACAACCATCACCACCTTGCATCACCCCAACAAACTGAACTATATGATCACCATGGCCACTTCAACTTGCCACTCAAGATAACTCCTTCAATGAGTAGCCTTGAGGCACTTCTCTCCAAGCTCCCCTCAGTGGTGCCACCAacaacaacacaacaacaaccacTCTTGCCATCTAATTCCCAGCAACAACAACGAAGGCCATTGGAGTTCATCATGGGAATGCAGAAAGTGGCAAAGGAAGAGTTGGAACAAGAAGAGGTGTACAGGCCAGAACTTGACATAGGTGAGAGTAGCAGCTCCTTGCCAGGAGGAGGGTACCACCAacaccaacatcaacatcactTCCATCAAGATCAGAATAATAATGTAACTAGGAGTGGAGCCAACAATGGATTTTGA